In the Gracilimonas sp. genome, CCGTAGCTCAGTTGGTTAGAGCAGTCGACTCATAATCGATTGGTCGCAGGTTCAAGTCCTGCCGGGCCCACTTTTAATTCATTTCAAAAAAACAGAAAACCCGCACAGATCAAATGTCCTGCACGGGTTTTCCCTCACCTACCTAATTTGCAAATCAATCATCTGAGCTATTCAGGTCGTAGCGTCATCAATGGTTTTTTGAGATGCTGGGCTACAATAGCTGTGGTTGAACCAAGTAATATTCGGGCAATCCCGGTTCTTCCATGTGTACTCATGATGATCATATCTGCACTTTCGTTTGCGTAATCGCAAATTTCAGTATGGGCCGAGAAGCCTTTTTTCACAATACTGATGAATTTCACAGATTCTGATCCGGTGTCTGTTTCACGAATCAGCAGGTCTTCAAAGTCAACTCCGGTTCGTTCTACTTTAAAACCTAATTCCGGATGCTTATCAAAATACTTGCCAATATTCTGAATCAGTGAATGATAGACTGCTGAATCATCTTCCATAGCAAATGGCATTACCTCCATTCCCAGTGAGTACGGCTCAATGATGTGCATCAAGGTGATGCGGGCATCAAAGGCATGAGCAAACTCAAAGGCCTGAACCAAAGGTGCTACTGAGTCGCCGGACCCATCCATCGGCACCAGGATTTCATGAATCTCATCTTCACCAAAAGCGGTGTCGATGCTTAGCACCGGTTTTTCACAGTATCGTATTACTTTTTCAGTTATATGACTGCGGATTTCATCCGTATCATGACCACCTTTATTGCTCATAATGAGCAGGTCGTACTGACTTTCGTTGGCTTTGTTAGCTATAACCTGAGAGGGTTTTCGTCCAACAAGATTAATCAGCTGACCGCGATGTTCTTTGGGAATATATTCCTCGGCAATTTCATGAAGCTTTTCATTGGCTGTTTTCAGTACTTTAGGGTATAGGTCTTTTTCCATGTCAAATGGAACACCCAGATGCTGCATACTTTCATCATAATAGCTCATGAGTGGAATCACATGAATAAGATCGACGGTGCTGTCGTACATCTCCACAAATTTAGCCGCCATTTTAACCGCTTCAAGGGAAGCTTCTGAAAAATCGGTAGGGACTAAGATATGACTGGCTTTCATAACAACCTCCTCTGTTATTAGTTGTTAGGAGAAGATCGTTATCTACTGTGAAGGTTGAATGAAGA is a window encoding:
- a CDS encoding universal stress protein, whose translation is MKASHILVPTDFSEASLEAVKMAAKFVEMYDSTVDLIHVIPLMSYYDESMQHLGVPFDMEKDLYPKVLKTANEKLHEIAEEYIPKEHRGQLINLVGRKPSQVIANKANESQYDLLIMSNKGGHDTDEIRSHITEKVIRYCEKPVLSIDTAFGEDEIHEILVPMDGSGDSVAPLVQAFEFAHAFDARITLMHIIEPYSLGMEVMPFAMEDDSAVYHSLIQNIGKYFDKHPELGFKVERTGVDFEDLLIRETDTGSESVKFISIVKKGFSAHTEICDYANESADMIIMSTHGRTGIARILLGSTTAIVAQHLKKPLMTLRPE